A part of Geothrix oryzae genomic DNA contains:
- a CDS encoding AAA family ATPase: MAASTTPLEPLLAECRKVIVGQPQLLNRLLVALLCRGHVLLEGLPGLAKTRTIKTLASASHTSFRRIQFTPDLLPSDVVGTLIFDPKQLTFTPKRGPIFANLLLADEINRAPSKVQAALLEAMEERQVTLGDESFPLPNPFLVLATQNPLEQEGTFPLPEAQMDRFLFKLRVDYPKQEEEIEVLRRAHLNGDEVRPVVDGPGLLAVGREAEQVRLDEAIRSYIVRLVQATRPGHGKAWKGKELLRCGASPRASLALQASSRALAYLQGRDHVLPQDVVDLAPDVLRHRLLLTFESEADGATTDHAIAQLLQAVPRP, translated from the coding sequence ATGGCCGCCTCCACCACCCCTCTGGAACCTCTGCTCGCCGAATGCCGAAAGGTGATCGTGGGCCAGCCCCAGCTGCTGAACCGCCTGCTGGTGGCCCTGCTCTGCCGCGGCCATGTGCTGCTGGAGGGCCTGCCCGGCCTGGCGAAGACGCGCACCATCAAGACGCTGGCCTCCGCCAGCCACACCAGCTTCCGCCGCATCCAGTTCACGCCGGACCTGCTGCCCAGCGATGTGGTGGGCACCCTCATCTTCGACCCCAAGCAGCTCACCTTCACGCCCAAGCGGGGCCCCATCTTCGCGAACCTGCTGCTGGCCGACGAGATCAACCGCGCCCCTTCCAAGGTGCAGGCCGCCCTGCTCGAGGCCATGGAGGAGCGGCAGGTGACCCTGGGTGACGAGAGCTTCCCCCTGCCCAACCCGTTCCTGGTGCTGGCCACGCAGAACCCCCTGGAGCAGGAGGGCACCTTCCCCCTGCCCGAAGCCCAGATGGACCGCTTCCTCTTCAAGCTCCGCGTGGACTATCCCAAGCAGGAGGAGGAGATCGAGGTGCTGCGCCGGGCCCACCTGAATGGCGATGAGGTCCGGCCGGTGGTGGACGGCCCCGGCCTGCTGGCGGTGGGTCGCGAGGCCGAGCAGGTCCGGCTCGACGAGGCCATCCGCTCGTACATCGTGCGGCTCGTCCAGGCCACCCGGCCCGGCCACGGCAAGGCCTGGAAGGGCAAGGAGCTGCTCCGCTGCGGCGCCAGCCCCCGGGCCTCCCTGGCCCTGCAGGCCTCCTCGCGCGCCCTGGCCTACCTCCAGGGCCGCGACCATGTCCTGCCCCAGGATGTGGTCGACCTGGCGCCCGATGTGCTGCGCCACCGCCTGCTCCTCACCTTCGAGAGCGAGGCGGACGGGGCCACCACGGACCACGCCATCGCCCAGCTGCTCCAGGCCGTGCCGAGGCCCTGA
- a CDS encoding ABC transporter permease subunit gives MIHRFLDTVWGQAMNLLTAPIRHRRWIDLLVLAALVGTLAALWLVGKEWTAVQRPTVEIALSAWALPKYLLLSLIRAIAAYIVSLAFTLVVAYWAAKDPMAERILVPILDILQSVPLLAFLPPVLLLMLTIFPHSNIGLELSAVLLIVTCQAWNMAFSFYQSLKTLPKELEETSSLYGFTWIQKLRWVEVPFATPGLVWNSMVSVANSWFFLMSAEAFRAGNKNFQLPGLGSYMNTAVEQGNTRAQIYAILTMLLLVVLLDQLVWRPVVAWSQRFQVDEGAEVDPGDNWLLRLFRRSRLLKWLERRRNQRLHLRTPSPAIIRKAQEEFRRPGRLGSWVATSAMLGALALLALGGISVVQLLAEVSGAKWLTLLKAGAASLSRVLLSTFLATLWTLPVGLWIGMSPKWSRRLQSVVQVAASFPSSLLFATLILLFQSMGIGLGVSCVLLMVLSTQWYLLFNIIAGAQAIPSDLREAATAYRMSLWKRCWNLYFPAVFPFLVTGWVTATGGAWNASIITEIVTAKQQTLRTFGLGAEVVLATEQGSMPHLAASALLMAALVVLFNRLVWVPLYRLAETRYALNR, from the coding sequence ATGATCCACCGCTTCCTCGACACAGTCTGGGGCCAGGCGATGAACCTGTTGACGGCGCCCATCCGGCACCGTCGCTGGATCGACCTGCTCGTGCTGGCGGCCCTCGTCGGCACGCTGGCGGCGCTCTGGCTGGTGGGGAAGGAATGGACCGCCGTCCAGCGGCCCACGGTGGAGATCGCCCTGAGCGCCTGGGCCCTGCCCAAGTACCTCCTGCTCTCCCTCATCCGCGCGATCGCCGCCTATATCGTGTCGCTTGCCTTCACCCTCGTGGTGGCCTACTGGGCCGCCAAGGATCCGATGGCCGAGCGCATCCTGGTGCCCATCCTCGACATCCTCCAGAGCGTGCCCCTGCTGGCCTTCCTGCCGCCGGTACTGCTGCTCATGCTGACGATCTTCCCCCACAGCAACATCGGGCTCGAGCTGTCGGCGGTGCTGCTCATCGTCACCTGCCAGGCCTGGAACATGGCCTTCAGCTTCTACCAGTCCCTGAAGACGCTGCCCAAGGAGCTGGAGGAGACCTCCAGCCTCTATGGCTTCACCTGGATCCAGAAGCTCCGCTGGGTCGAAGTCCCCTTCGCCACGCCCGGCCTGGTGTGGAACTCCATGGTGAGCGTGGCGAACAGCTGGTTCTTCCTCATGTCCGCCGAGGCCTTCCGCGCCGGCAACAAGAACTTCCAGCTCCCCGGCCTGGGTTCGTACATGAACACGGCGGTGGAGCAGGGGAACACCCGCGCCCAGATCTACGCCATCCTCACCATGCTCCTGCTGGTCGTGCTGCTGGATCAGCTGGTCTGGCGGCCCGTGGTGGCCTGGTCCCAGCGCTTCCAGGTGGATGAGGGCGCCGAGGTGGATCCCGGCGACAACTGGCTGCTCCGCCTCTTCCGGCGCTCGCGCCTCCTGAAGTGGCTGGAGCGCCGCAGGAACCAGCGCCTGCACCTCCGGACCCCCAGCCCGGCCATCATCCGCAAGGCCCAAGAGGAATTCCGGCGTCCCGGCCGGCTCGGGTCCTGGGTGGCCACCTCCGCCATGCTCGGCGCCCTCGCGCTGCTGGCGCTGGGGGGAATTTCCGTGGTGCAGCTCCTGGCGGAAGTGAGCGGCGCCAAGTGGCTGACCCTGCTCAAGGCCGGTGCCGCCTCCCTCTCCCGCGTGCTGCTCTCCACCTTCCTGGCCACCCTGTGGACCCTGCCCGTGGGCCTGTGGATCGGCATGTCCCCCAAATGGTCCCGCCGGCTCCAGTCCGTGGTGCAGGTGGCCGCCTCGTTCCCCTCCTCCCTGCTCTTCGCCACCCTCATCCTGCTGTTCCAGTCGATGGGCATCGGCCTCGGCGTGAGCTGCGTCCTGCTGATGGTGCTCTCCACCCAGTGGTACCTGCTCTTCAACATCATCGCGGGGGCCCAGGCCATTCCGTCGGATCTCCGCGAGGCGGCCACGGCCTATCGGATGTCCCTCTGGAAGCGCTGCTGGAACCTCTACTTCCCAGCGGTGTTCCCCTTCCTGGTGACGGGCTGGGTGACCGCCACGGGCGGCGCCTGGAACGCGAGCATCATCACGGAGATCGTGACCGCCAAGCAGCAGACACTCCGGACCTTCGGCTTGGGCGCCGAGGTGGTACTGGCCACGGAGCAGGGCTCCATGCCCCACCTGGCCGCCAGCGCCCTGCTCATGGCCGCCCTGGTCGTCCTCTTCAACCGTCTCGTCTGGGTGCCCCTCTACCGCCTGGCCGAAACCCGCTATGCGCTCAACCGCTGA
- a CDS encoding ABC transporter ATP-binding protein — translation MQQPYTSPICELRGVQMRFPGPRGGVQRVLEDIRLDVRPDEILCLIGPNGSGKSTLLRLLAGLMPPTQGEVRHHGEKLDGLNPGVAMVFQSFALYPWMTVEENVRVVLRARDMPEGEVRERAHQAIRKVGLEGFEEAFPRELSRGTKQRVGVARALAVDPEILVMDEPFSQVDALTAEALRAEIMDIWADKERNPSAIVMVSQSIREALLMADRVAILSGSPGTLRTVVEVPMPRPRDSRSPEFMKLVDHLHDIFTSAELPDVQVTAPVPSAAAQDDQVEPLPMAQSGDILGLLEFLETQGGTSDLFQVASHTHVPFEKVLTTVKAAEMLDLVDTPKRAVLLTPLGKRFVNANMDDRKDLWRAQLLELQLFRVVQEMIHLEDGELSEETLLQELATRLPMEDPEKTFETLVAWGRFGELFAYREERGVLTPE, via the coding sequence ATGCAGCAGCCCTACACCTCCCCCATCTGTGAACTCCGCGGCGTCCAGATGCGCTTCCCCGGCCCCAGGGGCGGCGTCCAGCGCGTGCTCGAGGACATCCGCCTCGATGTGCGCCCGGACGAGATCCTCTGCCTCATCGGCCCCAACGGCTCCGGCAAGTCCACGCTGCTGCGGCTGCTCGCGGGCCTCATGCCGCCCACCCAGGGCGAGGTCCGGCACCACGGCGAGAAGCTCGACGGCCTGAACCCAGGCGTGGCAATGGTCTTCCAGAGCTTCGCCCTCTATCCCTGGATGACCGTGGAGGAGAATGTCCGCGTGGTGCTGCGCGCCCGCGACATGCCCGAGGGTGAAGTCCGCGAGCGGGCCCACCAGGCCATCCGGAAAGTGGGTCTCGAGGGGTTCGAGGAGGCCTTCCCCCGTGAGCTCTCCCGGGGCACCAAGCAGCGCGTGGGCGTGGCCCGGGCCCTGGCCGTGGACCCCGAGATCCTCGTCATGGACGAGCCTTTCAGCCAGGTGGACGCCCTCACGGCGGAAGCCCTGCGGGCCGAGATCATGGACATCTGGGCGGACAAGGAGCGCAACCCCTCGGCCATCGTCATGGTGAGCCAGTCCATCCGCGAGGCCCTGCTCATGGCCGACCGTGTGGCCATCCTCTCCGGCAGCCCCGGCACGCTACGGACCGTCGTCGAAGTGCCCATGCCCCGGCCCCGGGACAGCCGGTCGCCGGAGTTCATGAAGCTGGTGGACCACCTCCACGACATCTTCACCAGTGCGGAGCTGCCGGATGTGCAGGTCACCGCGCCCGTGCCCAGCGCCGCCGCGCAGGATGACCAGGTGGAACCCCTGCCCATGGCCCAGAGCGGCGACATCCTCGGTCTGCTGGAATTCCTGGAGACCCAGGGCGGCACCAGCGACCTCTTCCAGGTGGCCTCGCACACCCATGTTCCCTTTGAAAAGGTGCTCACCACCGTGAAGGCCGCCGAGATGCTGGACCTGGTGGACACCCCCAAGCGCGCCGTGCTGCTCACCCCCCTCGGCAAGCGGTTCGTGAACGCCAACATGGACGACCGCAAAGACCTGTGGCGGGCCCAGCTCCTGGAACTGCAGCTCTTCCGCGTCGTGCAGGAGATGATCCACCTGGAGGATGGCGAACTGTCCGAGGAGACCCTTCTCCAGGAGCTGGCCACGCGCCTGCCCATGGAGGACCCGGAGAAGACCTTCGAGACCCTCGTCGCCTGGGGCCGATTCGGAGAGCTCTTCGCCTACCGCGAGGAACGGGGCGTCCTCACGCCGGAGTAG
- a CDS encoding carbohydrate porin — protein MRMFRTAFLGLALPALLAAQGPVPELLGLQATLIGQDLRPFPSPYAGPNSLTGGGDRAVTQTYGAYFGVQLTTRFQVYLDVELFRGSGVGKTVGLAGLPNGDAVRQGSGDLGQSPYLARLFGRWTLPLGGAEETIGRAMDQLPGRVPARRLVLTAGKLAANDLFDTSAFAGAPRTQFMNWSLFNAPAWDFAADTRGYTRGLAAELYQPGWALALGRFQMPTEANGNQLDADLPRAHSDNVQLTLQPDGGPVIRLLAFANHARMGDYAAALAGANTGANTGVSTGVSTGASAGAPDITATRRPGRAKRGWVLNLERPLDPEGAQGLFLRLASNDGRTESFAFTEADRSLAFGGQARGRGSEDRWGLALSIQDLSPGHRAYLAAGGQGFVLGDGRLAAAREQVVEAYYAWAPRPWLRLSPDLQWIRNPGYNRDRGPAKVLGLRLRLSV, from the coding sequence ATGCGAATGTTTCGGACCGCCTTCCTGGGCCTCGCCCTGCCTGCCCTCCTGGCGGCGCAGGGCCCTGTACCCGAGCTGCTGGGCCTCCAGGCCACTCTCATCGGCCAGGACCTGCGGCCCTTCCCCAGCCCCTACGCGGGGCCGAACAGCCTCACGGGCGGCGGGGACCGGGCCGTCACGCAGACCTACGGAGCCTACTTCGGAGTCCAGCTCACGACCCGCTTCCAGGTCTACCTGGATGTGGAGCTGTTCCGGGGATCGGGCGTCGGGAAGACCGTCGGCCTGGCCGGCCTGCCGAATGGGGATGCGGTGCGCCAGGGTTCCGGCGACCTCGGGCAGAGCCCCTATCTCGCCCGGCTTTTCGGCCGCTGGACCTTGCCCCTGGGAGGAGCCGAGGAAACCATCGGCCGCGCCATGGACCAGCTGCCAGGGCGGGTTCCCGCCCGGCGCCTGGTTCTCACGGCAGGCAAACTGGCCGCCAACGATCTGTTCGACACCAGCGCCTTCGCCGGCGCGCCGCGGACCCAGTTCATGAACTGGAGCCTGTTCAACGCCCCGGCCTGGGACTTCGCGGCCGATACCCGCGGCTACACCCGTGGCCTGGCCGCGGAGCTGTACCAGCCGGGCTGGGCCCTGGCCCTGGGCCGTTTCCAGATGCCCACCGAGGCCAACGGCAACCAGCTCGACGCCGACCTGCCCCGGGCCCACAGCGACAATGTCCAGCTCACCCTCCAGCCGGACGGGGGCCCCGTCATCCGCCTGCTGGCCTTCGCGAACCACGCCCGGATGGGCGACTACGCGGCGGCCCTCGCCGGGGCCAACACTGGGGCCAACACCGGGGTCAGCACCGGGGTCAGCACCGGGGCCAGTGCCGGAGCCCCTGACATCACCGCCACCCGCCGCCCCGGCCGCGCCAAACGCGGCTGGGTGCTGAACCTGGAGCGGCCCCTCGACCCCGAAGGGGCGCAGGGTTTGTTCCTCCGACTGGCCTCGAATGACGGCCGCACCGAATCGTTCGCCTTCACCGAGGCCGATCGCTCGCTCGCCTTCGGAGGCCAGGCCCGGGGCCGGGGGAGCGAGGACCGGTGGGGCCTGGCGCTCTCCATCCAGGATCTGTCCCCCGGCCACCGGGCCTACCTGGCCGCGGGCGGGCAGGGCTTCGTCCTGGGCGATGGCCGGCTGGCGGCCGCCCGCGAGCAGGTGGTCGAGGCCTACTATGCCTGGGCGCCCCGGCCCTGGCTGCGGCTGTCGCCCGACCTGCAGTGGATCCGCAACCCCGGCTACAACCGCGACCGGGGACCGGCCAAGGTCCTGGGCCTTCGGCTGCGCCTCAGCGTCTGA
- a CDS encoding DMT family transporter, with product MSETVTPGTPDARGLTALVLGASLLGFAAMLVRWSAPAGPLAIGFYRMAIALPPVAWLAWRARGSGGPGAGRARLWAAVAGICFVADLWMWHTSLHHTSAANSTLLVALAPIWVAVVSVTWMGAKLRKRFWLGVVLALAGALVLGFAKGARWGTGLGELLGALASLAYGAFTLALGRARRDLSAPEALFWVILCCTAGFGALGLAQGEAFHGYPPQAWWALAGLGLGVQVVAWWLITWGMGHVPTNLGAMGLMVQPVATVILGWLLLGESVRPLQGVGTLLVLAGIAACAFAPPVAIGEPEVRR from the coding sequence ATGTCTGAAACGGTGACGCCGGGTACGCCGGACGCAAGGGGGCTGACGGCCCTGGTGCTCGGGGCCTCCCTGCTGGGGTTCGCGGCCATGCTCGTGCGCTGGTCCGCCCCCGCGGGGCCGCTGGCCATCGGCTTCTACCGCATGGCCATCGCCCTGCCGCCCGTGGCCTGGCTGGCCTGGCGCGCCCGCGGAAGCGGGGGCCCCGGCGCGGGCCGGGCCCGGCTCTGGGCGGCCGTGGCGGGGATCTGCTTCGTGGCGGATCTCTGGATGTGGCACACCTCCCTCCACCACACGAGCGCGGCCAACTCCACGCTCCTGGTGGCCCTGGCGCCCATCTGGGTGGCGGTCGTCTCCGTGACCTGGATGGGGGCGAAGCTCCGGAAGCGGTTTTGGCTGGGCGTGGTCCTCGCCCTGGCGGGAGCCCTGGTGCTGGGCTTCGCCAAGGGGGCCCGTTGGGGCACGGGCCTGGGCGAGCTGCTTGGCGCCCTGGCCTCCCTCGCCTACGGCGCCTTCACCCTGGCCCTGGGGCGGGCCCGGCGCGACCTCAGCGCGCCCGAGGCCCTGTTCTGGGTCATCCTCTGTTGCACGGCGGGATTCGGGGCGCTCGGCCTCGCCCAGGGAGAGGCCTTCCACGGGTACCCGCCCCAGGCCTGGTGGGCCCTAGCAGGGCTCGGGCTGGGGGTGCAGGTGGTGGCCTGGTGGCTCATCACCTGGGGCATGGGCCATGTGCCCACCAACCTGGGCGCCATGGGCCTGATGGTCCAGCCCGTGGCCACGGTGATCCTGGGCTGGCTGTTGCTGGGCGAATCGGTGCGGCCCCTGCAGGGCGTCGGCACGCTCCTGGTGCTGGCCGGCATCGCCGCCTGTGCCTTCGCGCCGCCCGTGGCGATCGGCGAACCGGAGGTCAGACGCTGA
- a CDS encoding response regulator yields the protein MPRIAIVDDSRLVRAFAAAALRAKGFETVEVEPTSLFEVLRVLRVTPVDLLLADFLMPACPGESLIRACREDGALQDLPILVVSAHRDDASLIRLQQLGISGFLLKPVDASTLADRVAEALAG from the coding sequence ATGCCCCGAATCGCCATCGTGGACGACAGCCGACTGGTTCGGGCCTTCGCCGCGGCCGCCTTGCGGGCCAAGGGTTTCGAGACGGTGGAGGTGGAGCCCACCTCGCTCTTCGAGGTGCTGAGGGTGCTGCGGGTGACGCCCGTGGACCTGCTCCTGGCCGATTTCCTCATGCCGGCCTGCCCCGGCGAAAGCCTGATCCGCGCCTGCCGGGAGGACGGGGCGCTCCAGGATCTGCCCATCCTCGTGGTCTCGGCCCACCGGGACGACGCCAGCCTGATCCGGCTCCAGCAGCTCGGCATCTCGGGGTTCCTCCTGAAGCCCGTGGATGCTTCGACCCTGGCCGACCGGGTCGCCGAGGCCCTTGCGGGTTGA
- a CDS encoding D-alanyl-D-alanine carboxypeptidase/D-alanyl-D-alanine-endopeptidase, with translation MNLKVLTALLVPALALGAQDFRGWVRGLEARGIAVSAGIWDAETGKALDRHRETQALVPASTTKAVTTYALLKTLKPDSTIETEVWGDLKDGVVQGDLTFKGDGDPLFTSERIWLLAQSLKKQGIRRVAGGIRLDQSAFDAQREPPGWENTSADTLPEVRALSVNFNRDENGRLAADADRLARETIQKILQETGIAVEGRANLLDAPRKLASWTSPPLRALVLDINKWSNNFMIEMLVRRFGAGSWPRGVQRIQAFYRTAFNLGPEAIQITDGSGLSKDNRLSARTLATILRGAYYDFEVGPEFVASLKIIGGEPWKLKVKDANLTRRVRVKTGHLDRVTSLCGYLQTLDGQVRVFAILLNGPARDEDVWEQVSRWAN, from the coding sequence ATGAACCTGAAAGTGCTGACCGCCCTCCTGGTGCCGGCCCTCGCCCTGGGCGCCCAGGACTTCCGGGGTTGGGTCCGGGGCCTGGAGGCCCGGGGCATCGCCGTGTCCGCGGGAATCTGGGATGCGGAAACCGGCAAGGCTCTGGACCGCCACCGGGAAACCCAGGCCCTGGTGCCCGCGAGCACCACCAAGGCGGTGACCACTTACGCGCTCCTCAAGACGCTCAAGCCGGATTCCACGATCGAGACCGAGGTTTGGGGCGATCTGAAGGACGGGGTGGTGCAGGGGGACCTGACCTTCAAGGGCGATGGCGACCCCCTCTTCACCAGCGAGCGCATCTGGCTGCTGGCCCAGTCGCTGAAGAAGCAGGGGATCCGGCGCGTCGCGGGCGGCATCCGGCTAGACCAGAGCGCCTTCGACGCCCAGCGCGAGCCGCCGGGATGGGAGAACACCTCCGCCGACACGCTGCCCGAGGTGCGGGCCCTTTCCGTGAACTTCAACCGGGACGAGAACGGCCGCCTGGCGGCGGATGCCGACCGACTGGCCCGGGAGACCATCCAGAAGATCCTGCAGGAGACCGGCATCGCCGTGGAGGGCCGGGCCAACCTCTTGGACGCGCCTAGGAAGCTGGCCTCCTGGACCTCGCCGCCGCTGCGCGCCCTGGTGCTCGACATCAACAAGTGGTCGAACAACTTCATGATCGAGATGTTGGTGCGCCGGTTCGGCGCGGGATCCTGGCCCCGGGGGGTCCAGCGCATCCAGGCCTTCTACCGCACGGCCTTCAACCTGGGGCCGGAGGCCATCCAGATCACGGACGGTTCGGGCCTCAGCAAGGACAACCGGCTGTCGGCCCGCACCCTGGCCACCATCCTCCGGGGCGCCTATTACGATTTCGAGGTGGGGCCCGAATTCGTGGCGTCGCTGAAGATCATCGGGGGCGAGCCCTGGAAGCTGAAGGTGAAGGACGCCAACCTCACCCGCCGGGTGCGGGTGAAGACCGGGCACCTGGACCGCGTCACGAGCCTCTGCGGATACCTCCAGACCCTCGACGGCCAGGTTCGCGTGTTCGCCATCCTGCTGAACGGCCCGGCCCGCGACGAGGATGTCTGGGAGCAGGTGTCCCGCTGGGCCAACTGA
- a CDS encoding HD-GYP domain-containing protein — translation MPASSLILGEALANRCSQVLYRCLEEVGSTKGALYLRVPDGVGFQVVSFYGWPRGTRPPVSLPLDHPLTVRAQRERRTFVVNDASESPELAAFGQGGEWPRYLITPVYLQGDWVGLLIQRDRIKGGTFDADRDGPPTVAICEDLAVSLKEFHLYGGSGAGSPLTVSAADFDAGPAPGDLPTASAIIDEVAPVPERLLPVVGSAVPAIRAPETRLPSSGPADQEQLHGFPGGQDGYAALPWEADRTLSGWVAPPPVSPERQHGMMPPEQRAFFWEIAGLLCQILSASAVALWVEDPEEIRPILAFSTLPLSPELQQQILAHATFHLPAVRETDLRLITRTEMPEVPELKGAFATYMPLLLNETPQGHDLMMVFRTEDHSFSITEIEAIQQLSRVLGLYLQEARLHERYHHAFLSVSHRILQSGESRVPTLRPHSLATARLARDLALRLELATEEVEAVSIAAILHDVGLLLLDPQMLAKPQLTEEELKKVRNHPELAAVFLKDLRFPFDVVKMIRHHHERWDGHGYPDGLRETAIPIGSRIIGLIEAYEVMTSGKGYRRPKGFRQVLAELQNESGSQFDPTVLEAFSELMTRKGERA, via the coding sequence ATGCCGGCATCCTCTCTCATCCTCGGTGAAGCACTCGCCAACCGGTGCTCTCAGGTGCTCTACCGCTGTCTCGAGGAGGTCGGGAGCACGAAGGGGGCCCTCTACCTGCGGGTGCCGGATGGGGTCGGCTTCCAGGTGGTGAGCTTCTACGGCTGGCCCCGGGGCACCCGGCCCCCGGTCTCCCTGCCCTTGGACCACCCGCTGACGGTGCGGGCCCAGCGGGAACGCCGGACCTTCGTGGTGAACGACGCCTCGGAATCGCCCGAGCTGGCCGCCTTCGGCCAGGGCGGGGAGTGGCCCCGCTACCTCATCACGCCGGTCTACCTTCAGGGCGACTGGGTGGGGCTGCTGATCCAGCGGGACCGCATCAAGGGCGGCACCTTCGACGCGGACCGGGACGGTCCGCCCACGGTGGCCATCTGCGAGGACCTGGCCGTGTCGCTGAAGGAGTTTCATCTCTACGGCGGGTCGGGAGCGGGCTCTCCCCTGACCGTTTCCGCAGCGGACTTCGACGCGGGCCCGGCCCCCGGCGACCTGCCCACGGCCTCCGCCATCATCGATGAAGTGGCCCCCGTGCCCGAGCGATTGCTGCCCGTCGTGGGGTCCGCGGTGCCCGCCATCCGGGCCCCCGAAACGCGCCTCCCCTCCAGCGGACCTGCGGACCAGGAGCAGCTCCATGGGTTCCCGGGGGGGCAGGACGGCTATGCGGCGCTGCCCTGGGAAGCGGACCGCACCCTCAGCGGCTGGGTGGCGCCCCCCCCGGTGAGCCCGGAACGCCAGCACGGGATGATGCCGCCCGAGCAGCGGGCCTTCTTCTGGGAGATCGCGGGCCTCCTGTGCCAGATCCTGTCGGCCAGCGCGGTGGCGCTCTGGGTGGAGGACCCCGAGGAGATCCGCCCCATCCTGGCCTTCAGCACGCTTCCGCTCTCGCCGGAACTGCAGCAGCAGATCCTGGCCCACGCCACCTTCCACCTGCCCGCGGTGCGGGAGACGGACCTCCGCCTCATCACCCGGACGGAGATGCCCGAGGTGCCGGAGCTCAAGGGCGCCTTCGCCACCTACATGCCCCTCCTGCTCAACGAAACGCCCCAGGGCCATGACCTGATGATGGTGTTCCGGACGGAGGACCACTCGTTCTCCATCACCGAGATCGAGGCCATCCAGCAGCTGAGCCGGGTGCTGGGGCTCTACCTCCAGGAGGCCCGCCTCCACGAGCGCTACCACCACGCCTTCCTGTCGGTGAGCCACCGCATCCTGCAGTCCGGCGAAAGCCGGGTGCCCACCCTGCGGCCGCACAGCCTGGCCACGGCCCGCCTGGCCCGGGACCTCGCCCTGCGCCTCGAGCTGGCCACCGAGGAGGTCGAAGCCGTGAGCATCGCGGCCATCCTCCACGATGTGGGCCTGCTGCTGCTGGATCCCCAGATGCTCGCCAAGCCCCAGCTGACGGAGGAGGAGCTCAAGAAGGTGCGGAACCATCCCGAGCTGGCGGCGGTCTTCCTCAAGGACCTACGCTTCCCCTTCGATGTGGTGAAGATGATCCGGCACCATCACGAGCGCTGGGACGGCCACGGCTACCCGGACGGGTTGCGCGAGACGGCCATCCCCATCGGCAGCCGCATCATCGGCCTCATCGAGGCCTACGAGGTGATGACCAGCGGCAAGGGCTACCGGCGCCCCAAGGGGTTCCGCCAGGTGCTGGCGGAGCTGCAGAACGAATCCGGCTCCCAGTTCGATCCCACCGTCCTGGAGGCGTTTTCCGAGCTCATGACACGAAAGGGCGAGCGGGCCTGA
- a CDS encoding ACP S-malonyltransferase: protein MSSSESRSESARILLFPGQGTEAVGMSAGWEAHGAWRRTVEAAEAHTGSPLKRLMAEGPLEELRRQRHAPFAVLAHSVGIFRARREAGMPLPVAATGHSMGFYSALVAAGVVPLEAALALISAVEDLSAAAFADTPMGMAFVIGVAEAEVRQALSDRADLVLSNRNGRAQFTVSGPLPSLEGLVETLRPSAMKVGLLPVRHPLHGPHMAALLPALARRLTAVEPAVPAFPLISHFDGRLIVDGRAAWDEGLASVALPVDWLAVVARLKTLSAPLAECGHGTQLSGLTRWAERGLVVDSLQLPPQPS, encoded by the coding sequence ATGTCCTCCTCTGAATCCCGCTCCGAATCTGCGCGCATCCTCCTCTTTCCCGGCCAGGGCACGGAGGCCGTGGGCATGTCCGCGGGCTGGGAAGCCCACGGGGCCTGGCGCCGCACGGTGGAGGCCGCGGAGGCCCACACGGGCAGCCCCCTGAAGCGCCTGATGGCGGAAGGCCCTCTGGAGGAGCTCCGCCGGCAGCGCCACGCGCCCTTCGCGGTGCTGGCCCATTCCGTGGGCATCTTCCGGGCTCGGCGTGAGGCCGGCATGCCCCTTCCCGTGGCGGCGACGGGGCACAGCATGGGCTTCTATTCGGCTCTGGTGGCCGCGGGGGTGGTACCCCTGGAGGCGGCCCTGGCGCTGATCTCCGCCGTGGAGGATTTGAGCGCGGCGGCCTTCGCGGACACGCCCATGGGCATGGCCTTCGTCATCGGCGTGGCCGAGGCAGAGGTTCGGCAGGCGCTGTCCGACCGCGCGGATCTGGTGCTGTCCAACCGCAACGGCCGGGCACAGTTCACGGTGTCCGGGCCCCTGCCGTCCCTGGAAGGTCTGGTGGAGACCCTGCGCCCCTCGGCCATGAAGGTCGGGCTGCTGCCGGTCCGGCACCCCCTGCACGGGCCCCACATGGCCGCCCTGCTGCCCGCCCTGGCCCGCCGGCTGACGGCGGTGGAGCCGGCGGTACCGGCCTTTCCGCTGATCTCCCATTTCGATGGGCGCCTGATCGTCGATGGGCGGGCGGCCTGGGATGAGGGCCTCGCCTCCGTGGCCCTTCCCGTGGATTGGCTGGCGGTGGTGGCGCGCCTGAAGACGCTTTCCGCGCCCCTGGCGGAGTGCGGCCACGGCACCCAGCTGTCGGGTCTGACCCGCTGGGCGGAGCGTGGGTTGGTGGTGGATTCGCTTCAGTTGCCCCCGCAGCCTTCCTGA